From Achromobacter spanius, a single genomic window includes:
- a CDS encoding RNA ligase family protein, whose amino-acid sequence MTLDFCAYAQSLDLFRYPRTPHLEGSRLQDGDEGHDHVPYRTLAGQTLVVEEKLDGANTGISFGPSGELLLQSRGHYLVGGGRERQFSFVKAWAAAHADWLLERLEDRYVMYGETLSKKHSVFYDALPHHFFEFDMLDRRTGEFLSTGARRALLADGPVLSVPVLYEGPAPARLADLKALLKPSLAKTAGWRDAFEATVLREGLDLARAWKQCDKSDLSEGLYIKAEADGKTVARYKWVRRDFVQAILDSDMHHSEQPFIPNQLADGVDLYAPRLAVDWDTLRDARTGETS is encoded by the coding sequence ATGACGCTGGATTTCTGCGCCTACGCGCAATCGCTTGACCTGTTCCGATACCCCCGAACGCCCCACCTGGAAGGCTCGCGCCTGCAGGACGGGGACGAAGGCCATGACCACGTGCCCTATCGCACGCTGGCCGGCCAGACGCTCGTCGTCGAAGAAAAGCTGGACGGCGCCAATACCGGCATCAGCTTCGGCCCGTCCGGCGAACTGCTGCTGCAATCCCGCGGCCACTACCTGGTCGGCGGTGGCCGCGAGCGGCAGTTCAGCTTCGTCAAGGCCTGGGCCGCCGCGCACGCGGACTGGCTGCTGGAGCGGCTGGAAGACCGCTATGTGATGTACGGGGAAACGCTGTCGAAGAAACACTCCGTGTTCTACGACGCCCTGCCGCATCATTTCTTTGAGTTCGACATGCTGGACCGGCGCACCGGCGAGTTCCTGTCGACCGGCGCGCGCCGCGCGCTGCTGGCCGATGGTCCGGTGCTGTCCGTGCCCGTGCTGTACGAAGGCCCGGCGCCCGCGCGGCTGGCGGACCTGAAGGCGCTGCTCAAGCCGTCGCTGGCCAAGACGGCCGGCTGGCGCGACGCCTTCGAAGCCACCGTGCTGCGCGAAGGCCTGGACTTGGCGCGCGCCTGGAAGCAGTGCGACAAGTCGGACCTGTCGGAAGGCCTCTACATCAAGGCCGAAGCCGACGGCAAGACCGTTGCCCGCTACAAGTGGGTGCGGCGCGACTTCGTGCAGGCCATCCTGGATTCGGACATGCACCATTCGGAGCAGCCCTTCATCCCCAACCAGCTCGCCGATGGCGTCGACCTGTACGCCCCGCGCCTCGCGGTGGATTGGGACACCTTGCGCGACGCCCGCACCGGCGAGACCTCATGA
- a CDS encoding AAA family ATPase, protein MNHEQIRALVPEPGRGADYAACLAAFPALELAKTTPQDPRYHGEGDVWTHTQMVVDALLGLPQYQAASRADQEIVFLAALLHDVAKHSTTVIDPVTGAIGQPGHSRKGAIDARIALWDAGVPFAVREAICRLIATHQVPFFALEGSRRGRSPEFIVRELSWHVSLPLLAMLAEADMRGRICADAGRVLDNIALFCELARDEQCFGQPRAFADAHTAVSYFRGADVHPDYALFQEPGSRVIVMSGLPASGKNTWVAAHHPDLPVVSFDDAREELGLRHGKNEGMVAHLAIDRAKALLRARAPFVWNATNLSELMRKKTLDLLYAYHADVELVYLEKPRAELLRRNARRDTSLSNKTLTGMLHRWDLPLPTEAHRVVYAV, encoded by the coding sequence ATGAATCACGAACAGATCCGGGCCCTCGTGCCCGAACCGGGGCGCGGTGCCGACTATGCCGCGTGCCTGGCCGCCTTTCCCGCGCTGGAACTGGCCAAGACCACGCCGCAGGACCCGCGCTATCACGGCGAGGGCGACGTGTGGACGCATACGCAGATGGTGGTGGACGCGCTGCTCGGCCTGCCGCAGTACCAGGCCGCGTCCCGCGCCGATCAGGAGATCGTATTCCTGGCTGCCCTGCTGCACGACGTGGCCAAGCACAGCACCACGGTGATCGACCCGGTCACCGGCGCCATCGGCCAACCCGGCCATTCGCGCAAGGGCGCCATCGACGCGCGCATCGCATTGTGGGACGCGGGCGTGCCGTTCGCCGTTCGCGAAGCGATATGCCGGCTGATCGCCACGCATCAGGTGCCGTTCTTCGCGCTGGAAGGCTCGCGCCGCGGCCGCTCGCCGGAGTTCATCGTGCGCGAGCTGTCCTGGCACGTGTCCCTGCCGCTGCTCGCGATGCTGGCCGAAGCCGACATGCGCGGCCGCATCTGTGCGGATGCCGGCCGCGTGCTGGACAACATCGCGCTCTTTTGCGAGCTGGCGCGCGACGAGCAGTGCTTTGGCCAGCCCCGCGCCTTTGCCGACGCGCACACCGCCGTCAGCTACTTCCGCGGCGCCGACGTGCATCCCGACTATGCGTTGTTCCAGGAGCCGGGCTCACGCGTGATCGTCATGTCGGGCCTGCCGGCGTCGGGAAAGAACACGTGGGTGGCGGCGCATCATCCGGACCTGCCGGTAGTGTCGTTCGACGATGCGCGCGAGGAACTGGGGCTGCGCCACGGCAAGAACGAGGGCATGGTCGCGCATCTGGCCATCGACCGTGCAAAGGCCCTGCTGCGCGCGCGTGCGCCGTTCGTGTGGAATGCCACCAACCTCAGCGAGCTGATGCGCAAGAAGACGCTGGACCTGCTGTACGCGTATCACGCGGACGTGGAGCTGGTGTATCTGGAAAAGCCGCGTGCCGAACTGCTGCGCCGCAATGCACGGCGCGACACGTCGCTGTCCAACAAGACGCTGACCGGCATGCTGCACCGCTGGGACCTGCCGCTGCCCACGGAGGCGCACCGGGTGGTTTATGCGGTGTAG
- a CDS encoding LysR family transcriptional regulator, whose product MAIDLRQLRQFVTIAELGSYRRAADALHIAQPALSVSIQKLEHAVGVPLLVRGAKGVTTTPAGDALMADARRALFHTDQARQAARRVALGEWGTLRLGFVGSATYMLLPRCLPAFRAQYPDVQLDLREDSTVGLVAMLRANEIDAGLVRGPLAEDSALDSWVVERDDLMLAVPARHPLADAGPIALERMRSENFVLYSPAKVPGLNGVTLALCHKAGFSPRISQEAIQVQTLVSLVASGLGVALVPGVTRAYSTPHVAFVPLTDPDAQGALSLSLVTHRDTSCASVLRLRDSMLAPVPA is encoded by the coding sequence ATGGCTATAGATTTGCGCCAGCTTCGGCAGTTCGTCACGATCGCCGAACTGGGGAGTTACCGCCGCGCCGCCGACGCGCTGCACATCGCCCAGCCCGCGCTGTCGGTGTCGATCCAGAAGCTGGAGCACGCGGTGGGCGTGCCGCTGCTGGTACGGGGCGCCAAGGGCGTCACCACAACGCCCGCGGGCGATGCCCTGATGGCCGATGCGCGCCGCGCGCTGTTCCATACCGATCAGGCGCGCCAGGCGGCCCGCCGGGTGGCCTTGGGGGAATGGGGGACGCTGCGCCTGGGATTCGTTGGCTCGGCCACGTACATGCTGCTGCCGCGCTGCCTGCCGGCTTTCCGCGCGCAGTACCCGGACGTGCAATTGGACCTGCGCGAAGACAGCACGGTCGGGCTGGTGGCGATGCTGCGTGCCAATGAAATCGACGCGGGCCTCGTGCGCGGTCCCTTGGCCGAAGACAGCGCGCTCGATTCATGGGTGGTCGAGCGCGACGACCTGATGCTGGCCGTGCCTGCCCGCCATCCGTTGGCTGATGCCGGTCCGATCGCGCTCGAGCGCATGCGGTCCGAAAACTTCGTGCTGTATTCGCCAGCCAAGGTGCCGGGGTTGAACGGCGTGACGCTGGCGCTGTGTCACAAGGCGGGGTTTTCGCCCCGCATCAGCCAGGAGGCGATCCAGGTGCAGACGCTGGTCAGCCTGGTCGCCAGCGGCCTGGGCGTGGCGCTGGTGCCCGGCGTGACCCGCGCCTACTCGACGCCGCACGTGGCGTTCGTGCCACTGACCGACCCGGATGCGCAAGGCGCGCTGTCGCTGTCGCTGGTGACGCATCGCGACACCTCGTGCGCGTCGGTGCTGCGGTTGCGCGACAGCATGCTGGCGCCTGTGCCTGCCTGA
- a CDS encoding CaiB/BaiF CoA transferase family protein: MTTPPPSNGPALDGIRVLDLTSVVFGPYASQILADYGADVIKVEAPGGDSTRRTGPAQEPGLSAIFLGLNRNKRSIVLDLKQPAAREALLTLVDQADVLMHSMRPAKMAALGLDPATLCARNPRLVYAGLYGFGEGGAYDGRPAYDDIIQGLSGFADLVGRQTGAPRYLPTVAADKTCGLVAAHAILAALFQRARTGQGQQLEVPMFESMASFALVEHYYGRHLADEPGDAGYPRVLTPWRRPCQTADGHVCLMPYTDAHWRDFFNAAGRPDLAQDPRFADISARTRHIETLYELQAGIVAAHDTAYWLALCERLQIPAAPVNRLEDLETDPHLTSVDFFVPLESASGSHYRFPRNPVRLQHSHVPPAMPPRLGEHTRSVLAEAGIAPAQVDALLDTGAARQASAPLSENAKDTA, from the coding sequence ATGACCACACCTCCCCCTTCAAATGGCCCGGCGCTGGATGGCATCCGCGTCCTGGACCTGACTTCCGTCGTATTCGGCCCCTATGCCTCGCAGATCCTGGCCGACTACGGCGCGGACGTCATCAAGGTCGAGGCGCCGGGCGGCGACTCCACCCGGCGCACCGGCCCCGCGCAGGAACCCGGCCTGTCCGCGATCTTCCTGGGCCTGAACCGCAACAAGCGCAGCATCGTGCTGGACCTGAAGCAGCCCGCCGCGCGCGAGGCGCTGCTGACGCTGGTGGATCAGGCCGACGTGCTGATGCACAGCATGCGGCCGGCCAAGATGGCGGCGCTGGGGCTGGACCCCGCCACGCTGTGCGCACGCAACCCGCGGCTGGTCTATGCCGGCCTGTATGGCTTTGGCGAGGGCGGCGCCTACGACGGCCGCCCGGCTTACGACGACATCATCCAGGGCCTGTCGGGGTTTGCGGATCTGGTCGGCCGCCAGACCGGCGCGCCGCGCTACCTGCCCACCGTTGCCGCCGACAAGACCTGCGGCCTGGTTGCCGCGCACGCCATTCTTGCGGCGCTGTTCCAGCGCGCGCGCACCGGACAGGGCCAGCAGCTGGAAGTGCCCATGTTCGAAAGCATGGCGTCGTTTGCGCTGGTCGAGCACTACTACGGCCGGCATCTGGCGGACGAGCCCGGCGACGCCGGCTATCCGCGCGTGCTCACGCCCTGGCGCCGGCCGTGCCAGACCGCCGACGGACACGTGTGCCTGATGCCCTATACCGACGCCCATTGGCGCGACTTCTTCAACGCCGCCGGCCGCCCCGACCTGGCGCAGGATCCGCGCTTTGCCGATATCTCGGCGCGGACCCGGCACATCGAGACGCTTTACGAATTGCAGGCCGGCATCGTCGCGGCCCACGACACGGCGTACTGGCTGGCGCTATGCGAACGGCTGCAGATCCCGGCCGCGCCCGTGAACCGGCTGGAAGATCTGGAGACCGATCCGCACCTGACCAGCGTCGATTTCTTCGTGCCGCTGGAAAGCGCGTCCGGCAGCCATTACCGCTTTCCCCGCAACCCGGTGCGCCTGCAGCACTCCCACGTGCCGCCCGCCATGCCCCCGCGCCTGGGCGAACACACGCGCAGCGTGCTGGCCGAAGCGGGCATCGCGCCCGCCCAGGTCGATGCGCTGCTCGACACCGGCGCCGCCCGGCAAGCCAGCGCTCCCCTTTCTGAAAACGCCAAGGACACCGCATGA
- a CDS encoding MaoC family dehydratase yields the protein MTQDRNTTPVAQLGQGFYWQDLTVGQRFQTFRRTVTETDIVNFISVTGMLETIFIDATYAHGAIQGRPAPGALTYGLIEGLIMQGMVQGTGLALLEVHKKMIAPVVASDTIWAEIEVTGVRPTSQHNRAVVTSAIDVRNQHGKPVMAYTAVRMLAGRPR from the coding sequence ATGACCCAAGACCGCAACACCACGCCCGTCGCTCAATTGGGCCAGGGTTTTTACTGGCAGGACCTGACGGTCGGCCAGCGCTTCCAGACGTTTCGCCGCACGGTGACCGAGACCGACATCGTCAACTTCATCAGCGTGACGGGGATGCTTGAGACGATCTTCATCGACGCCACCTACGCCCACGGCGCCATCCAGGGCCGTCCCGCGCCCGGCGCGCTGACCTATGGCCTGATCGAAGGACTGATCATGCAGGGCATGGTGCAGGGAACGGGCCTGGCGCTGCTGGAGGTTCACAAGAAGATGATTGCGCCGGTCGTGGCCAGCGACACCATCTGGGCCGAGATCGAAGTGACCGGCGTGCGCCCGACCTCGCAACACAACCGCGCGGTGGTCACGTCCGCCATCGACGTGCGCAACCAGCACGGCAAGCCTGTAATGGCCTACACGGCCGTACGCATGCTGGCCGGCAGGCCGCGCTGA
- a CDS encoding Bug family tripartite tricarboxylate transporter substrate binding protein gives MKKALLATTLAILALGGAASAQAAWPDRPITMVVPFPPGGPTDLVARVLAKQLTDQLGQTVVVENKGGANGNIGMQYAAAAKPDGYTVLYNTSSIALSPNLYRSLAFDPVKDFAPVSTTAVIPLVLLVHPSVPADTAPAFVDYARKHPGKLSYGSAGAGNVTHLGALLLLRSLDIDAVHVPYRGSAPAMTDLVGGQVQVMTNTLNDSLGFIREGKLRALAVTSETRSDQLPNVPTVAETVAPGFGMGAWQGVVVPAGTPAPVIDKLNAEILRALKSPEMQKQLKVQGAQALGSTPQEYAAYIKSEIARWGEVVKAANVKLD, from the coding sequence ATGAAAAAAGCATTGCTGGCGACCACGCTAGCCATTCTGGCGCTAGGAGGCGCCGCCAGCGCCCAGGCCGCGTGGCCCGACCGCCCGATCACGATGGTGGTGCCCTTCCCGCCCGGCGGTCCGACCGACCTGGTGGCGCGCGTGCTGGCCAAGCAGCTGACCGACCAGCTGGGCCAGACCGTCGTCGTCGAAAACAAGGGCGGCGCCAACGGCAACATCGGCATGCAGTACGCGGCCGCGGCCAAGCCCGACGGCTACACCGTGCTGTACAACACCTCGTCTATCGCGCTCAGTCCCAACCTGTATCGCTCGCTGGCCTTCGACCCGGTCAAGGACTTCGCGCCGGTGTCCACCACGGCCGTCATTCCGCTCGTCCTGCTGGTGCATCCGTCCGTGCCCGCCGATACGGCGCCCGCCTTCGTGGACTATGCCCGCAAGCATCCCGGCAAGCTGTCGTACGGCTCTGCCGGCGCCGGCAACGTCACACATCTGGGCGCGTTGCTGCTGCTACGGTCGCTGGACATCGATGCGGTCCACGTGCCTTACCGCGGCAGCGCCCCCGCCATGACGGACCTGGTTGGCGGACAGGTCCAGGTGATGACCAACACGCTGAACGATTCGCTGGGCTTCATTCGCGAAGGCAAGCTGCGCGCGCTGGCGGTGACCAGCGAAACACGCAGCGACCAGTTGCCCAACGTGCCGACGGTGGCGGAAACCGTGGCGCCGGGCTTTGGCATGGGGGCTTGGCAAGGCGTGGTGGTGCCGGCCGGCACGCCCGCGCCGGTCATCGACAAGCTGAATGCCGAGATCCTGCGCGCGCTGAAATCGCCAGAGATGCAAAAGCAGCTCAAGGTGCAAGGCGCGCAGGCGCTGGGGTCGACGCCGCAGGAATATGCCGCCTACATCAAGAGCGAGATCGCGCGGTGGGGCGAGGTGGTGAAGGCAGCGAATGTGAAGCTGGATTGA
- a CDS encoding tautomerase family protein, with protein sequence MPLLNVQIMQGHSAAQKATLLKAASNAVVESIAAPLPSVRAVLHEVPAEHVIVAGEIGKRMARVDVDLIEGRDEAKKAALIAALNQAVCASLDISGEDVRVILRDVPKTDMGVANGLSAKAAGR encoded by the coding sequence ATGCCCCTCTTGAACGTCCAGATCATGCAAGGCCATTCGGCCGCCCAGAAAGCCACCCTGCTGAAGGCGGCGTCCAACGCCGTGGTGGAAAGCATCGCCGCGCCGCTGCCCAGCGTGCGAGCCGTGCTGCACGAAGTCCCGGCGGAACACGTGATCGTCGCGGGGGAAATCGGCAAGCGCATGGCGCGCGTGGACGTGGATCTGATCGAAGGCCGCGACGAAGCCAAGAAGGCCGCCTTGATCGCCGCGCTGAACCAGGCCGTGTGCGCCAGTCTCGACATCTCCGGCGAAGACGTCCGCGTGATTCTGCGCGACGTGCCCAAGACCGACATGGGCGTGGCAAATGGCTTGAGCGCCAAGGCTGCGGGACGTTAA
- a CDS encoding quaternary amine ABC transporter ATP-binding protein: MSKIEVKNIYKIFGAHPKKWLEAAQGGMSKEELLAKSGHTLGLRDISLSIEEGSIYVIMGLSGSGKSTLIRHFNRLIEPSAGHILVDGVDVVSLNKRDLEVFRQKKMSMVFQRFGLFPHRTVLDNAAYGLTVQGVGKAEREKRARDWLEQVGLSGFENQYPHQLSGGMQQRVGLARALATDAEILLMDEAFSALDPLIRREMQDQLLQLQAKLNKTIVFITHDLDEALRLGNRIAILKDGELVQEGTPEDILLNPANDYVQSFLQDVNRTKVLNATHAVNPARLTLTMRSRPAHAVDRMNALSYEYAPVLDGKRLAGVLTAEAAAKAMQEGARDVSRFVEDLASVPATAGLGEVLAQLVHSDQPVAVTGEDDEFLGMLSRKKVVELVTPALTETAVSADALTETPAPTDADAVNAQPELEREGKAAA, translated from the coding sequence ATGAGCAAGATCGAAGTCAAGAACATCTACAAGATCTTCGGAGCGCATCCGAAGAAATGGCTGGAAGCCGCGCAGGGCGGGATGAGCAAGGAAGAGCTGCTGGCCAAGAGCGGCCACACGCTGGGCCTGCGCGACATCAGCCTGTCCATTGAAGAAGGCAGCATCTACGTCATCATGGGCTTGTCCGGTTCCGGCAAGTCGACGCTGATCCGCCACTTCAACCGCCTGATCGAGCCCAGCGCGGGCCACATCCTGGTCGACGGCGTGGACGTCGTCAGCCTGAACAAGCGCGACCTGGAAGTCTTCCGTCAAAAGAAGATGAGCATGGTGTTCCAGCGCTTTGGCCTGTTTCCGCACCGCACGGTGCTGGACAACGCCGCGTACGGCCTGACCGTGCAGGGCGTGGGCAAGGCCGAGCGCGAGAAGCGCGCCCGCGACTGGCTGGAACAGGTGGGCCTGTCGGGCTTCGAGAACCAGTATCCGCACCAACTGTCGGGCGGCATGCAGCAGCGTGTCGGCCTGGCGCGCGCCCTGGCCACCGACGCCGAAATCCTGCTGATGGACGAAGCGTTCTCCGCGCTGGATCCGCTGATCCGCCGCGAGATGCAGGACCAACTCCTGCAACTGCAGGCCAAGCTCAACAAGACCATCGTCTTCATCACGCATGACCTGGACGAAGCGCTGCGCCTGGGCAACCGCATCGCCATCCTGAAGGACGGCGAACTGGTGCAGGAAGGCACGCCGGAAGACATCCTGCTGAACCCGGCCAACGATTACGTGCAGTCGTTCCTGCAGGACGTGAACCGTACCAAGGTGCTCAACGCCACCCACGCCGTGAACCCCGCGCGCCTGACGCTGACGATGCGCTCGCGCCCGGCGCATGCCGTGGACCGCATGAACGCGCTCAGTTACGAATACGCGCCGGTGCTGGACGGCAAGCGCCTTGCTGGCGTGCTGACCGCCGAGGCGGCCGCCAAGGCCATGCAGGAAGGCGCCCGCGATGTGTCCCGCTTTGTCGAGGACCTGGCCTCGGTGCCCGCCACCGCGGGCCTGGGCGAAGTGCTGGCGCAGCTGGTGCACAGCGACCAGCCGGTCGCCGTGACGGGCGAGGACGACGAGTTCCTGGGCATGCTGTCCCGCAAGAAGGTCGTGGAGCTGGTCACGCCGGCCCTGACCGAGACGGCGGTTTCGGCTGACGCTCTGACTGAAACCCCGGCCCCGACGGATGCGGACGCGGTGAACGCCCAGCCCGAGCTGGAACGCGAAGGCAAGGCCGCCGCCTGA
- a CDS encoding ABC transporter permease, protein MFPEIIPARQVRGAIDGFVDHLVTNYADTLEKLSQPVLHALVWLEQLLRNSPWWAVVAVTVAIAYGVSRRIGLSLAMGALLCVIGVLGLWDAGMQTLALMIMAAGLSVLIGIPLGVLMARVNWLRSGMLPVLDVMQTMPSFVYLIPVVMLFGLGKIPAIIATVIYAVPPLIRLTDLGIRLVDREVLEASRAFGANPRQQLFGVQLPLALPNIMAGINQTTMMALSMVVIASMIGARGLGYEVLLGINRLEVGRGLLAGLGIVVLAVLFDRITQSYGQRMRMGGQR, encoded by the coding sequence ATGTTTCCTGAAATTATTCCCGCCCGTCAGGTACGGGGGGCGATCGACGGCTTTGTCGATCATCTGGTCACCAACTACGCGGACACGCTGGAGAAATTGTCCCAGCCCGTGCTGCACGCGTTGGTGTGGTTGGAGCAGTTGCTGCGCAATTCGCCCTGGTGGGCGGTGGTCGCGGTCACCGTTGCGATCGCCTATGGCGTCAGCCGCCGCATCGGCCTGAGCCTGGCGATGGGCGCACTGCTGTGCGTGATTGGCGTGCTGGGCCTGTGGGACGCCGGCATGCAGACGCTCGCGCTGATGATCATGGCAGCCGGCCTGTCGGTGCTGATCGGCATCCCGCTGGGTGTGCTGATGGCGCGCGTGAACTGGCTGCGTTCGGGCATGCTGCCCGTGCTGGACGTGATGCAGACGATGCCCAGCTTCGTGTACCTGATTCCCGTCGTCATGCTGTTTGGCCTGGGCAAGATCCCCGCCATCATCGCGACCGTCATCTACGCCGTGCCGCCGCTCATCCGCCTGACCGATCTGGGCATCCGCCTGGTCGACCGCGAAGTGCTGGAAGCGTCGCGCGCCTTTGGCGCCAACCCGCGCCAGCAGCTCTTCGGCGTGCAGTTGCCCCTGGCGCTGCCCAACATCATGGCCGGCATCAACCAGACCACGATGATGGCGCTGTCGATGGTGGTGATCGCGTCGATGATCGGTGCGCGCGGCCTGGGTTATGAAGTGCTGCTGGGCATCAACCGCCTGGAAGTGGGCCGGGGCCTGTTGGCCGGCCTGGGTATCGTGGTGCTGGCCGTGCTGTTCGACCGGATCACGCAATCGTATGGACAGCGCATGCGCATGGGAGGCCAGCGATGA
- a CDS encoding ABC transporter substrate-binding protein codes for MRFTPVKTLAAAAVMFAFAGAAQAADAPQCEIKRPVTFGAMNWESNLVLVDVERFIMEKGYGCKTETLPTETLPALAALERGDLDINTEIWLNSVADPWARAEKTGKVKRIGDLYMGAEGWYIPKYTAERLPELKSAADLPKFKDQFKDPEEPGKGRFYGCPAGWGCEVTSNNLFHALKLDDSYTLYSPGTGAAQKAALMSAYKRKQNVVFYYWSPTPLVGAMDLVKLDLPPYDAEKHKCLTSPKCAKPEPSAYPDNPVFTAVNTKFSEDAPKLTEFLSKVSVPLPVINETLAHMEESGDESTAVAKWFLKNKPDVWTKWVPADVAGRVQSAL; via the coding sequence ATGCGTTTTACCCCTGTCAAGACCCTGGCCGCCGCGGCCGTTATGTTTGCGTTTGCCGGTGCGGCCCAAGCCGCCGACGCCCCGCAATGCGAAATCAAGCGCCCGGTCACTTTCGGCGCCATGAACTGGGAATCCAATCTGGTCCTGGTTGACGTCGAACGTTTCATCATGGAAAAGGGCTACGGTTGCAAGACCGAAACCCTGCCCACCGAAACGCTGCCCGCCCTGGCCGCCCTCGAGCGCGGCGATCTGGACATCAATACCGAAATCTGGCTGAACAGCGTGGCCGACCCCTGGGCCCGCGCCGAGAAGACCGGCAAGGTCAAGCGCATCGGTGACCTGTACATGGGCGCCGAAGGCTGGTACATCCCCAAGTACACCGCCGAACGCCTGCCCGAGCTGAAGTCCGCCGCCGACCTGCCCAAGTTCAAGGACCAGTTCAAGGATCCGGAAGAACCCGGCAAGGGCCGTTTCTACGGCTGCCCGGCAGGCTGGGGTTGCGAAGTCACCAGCAACAACCTGTTCCACGCCCTGAAGCTTGACGACTCCTACACGCTGTATTCGCCCGGCACGGGCGCGGCGCAGAAGGCGGCCCTGATGTCGGCCTACAAGCGCAAGCAGAACGTGGTCTTCTATTACTGGTCGCCCACGCCGCTGGTTGGCGCCATGGATCTGGTCAAGCTGGACCTGCCGCCCTACGACGCCGAAAAGCACAAGTGCCTGACGTCGCCCAAGTGCGCCAAGCCCGAGCCCAGCGCCTATCCGGACAATCCCGTCTTCACGGCGGTGAACACCAAGTTCTCCGAAGATGCGCCCAAGCTGACCGAATTCCTGTCCAAGGTTTCGGTGCCGCTGCCGGTCATCAACGAAACCCTGGCCCACATGGAAGAGTCCGGCGATGAGTCCACCGCCGTGGCCAAGTGGTTCCTGAAGAACAAACCCGACGTCTGGACCAAGTGGGTCCCCGCTGACGTCGCCGGGCGCGTCCAAAGCGCGCTGTAA
- a CDS encoding ABC transporter substrate-binding protein, whose product MKALQLIKRAALLAALAGGLAAAPAHAEKIRVGYWPSGLTLGYGAVLEAGAFFKDQGLEVEYVHFSDVNGPTRAIAANAIDLAFGSPAAGAFALATDGVPVKIVLATQPSNVSFVVLEDSPIKTLADLKGKKIGMSPAGSSTATIASAVLAGNHGIKEKDFTLVPGNEPRLVQFLAQKEVDAAALRNVTTAQLKDLKVRTLSTFGDQWKTLTKSDSVPYNAVGLVRAEYQQKNPDAVVRAIVALRKALEYGHANPAQVVSAVQKAGNQPQADAQVFADLWDENYRVSLNEADLDTLKREFQIFKDNGTLKGDLPAGALDAGPYQQSLARK is encoded by the coding sequence ATGAAAGCCTTGCAATTGATCAAACGCGCCGCGCTCTTGGCGGCGCTGGCCGGCGGCCTGGCCGCGGCGCCCGCGCATGCCGAGAAAATCCGCGTCGGCTACTGGCCCAGCGGGCTCACGCTGGGTTACGGCGCGGTGCTGGAAGCCGGCGCCTTCTTCAAGGACCAGGGCCTGGAGGTGGAGTACGTGCACTTCTCGGACGTCAATGGCCCGACCCGCGCCATCGCCGCCAATGCCATCGACCTGGCTTTCGGATCCCCGGCCGCAGGTGCGTTTGCGTTGGCGACCGATGGCGTCCCGGTGAAGATCGTGCTGGCAACGCAGCCATCAAACGTATCTTTCGTGGTGCTGGAGGACTCGCCGATCAAGACGCTGGCCGACCTGAAGGGCAAGAAGATCGGCATGTCGCCCGCGGGCAGTTCCACCGCGACCATCGCCAGCGCCGTGTTGGCCGGCAACCACGGGATCAAGGAGAAGGATTTCACGCTGGTGCCCGGCAACGAGCCGCGCCTGGTGCAATTCCTGGCGCAAAAGGAAGTGGACGCGGCCGCGCTGCGCAACGTCACGACCGCGCAGTTGAAGGACCTGAAGGTGCGTACGCTATCCACGTTTGGCGATCAGTGGAAGACGCTGACCAAGAGCGACAGCGTGCCGTATAACGCCGTGGGCCTGGTCCGCGCGGAGTACCAGCAGAAGAATCCGGACGCCGTCGTGCGTGCGATCGTGGCGCTGCGCAAGGCGCTGGAATACGGCCACGCCAATCCCGCGCAGGTGGTCAGCGCGGTGCAGAAGGCGGGCAATCAGCCGCAGGCGGATGCGCAGGTGTTCGCGGACCTGTGGGACGAAAATTACCGGGTTTCGCTGAACGAGGCGGACCTGGATACGCTCAAGCGCGAGTTTCAGATTTTCAAGGACAACGGGACGCTGAAGGGGGATCTGCCGGCGGGCGCGCTCGACGCGGGTCCTTATCAACAGTCGCTCGCAAGGAAGTAA